From Amycolatopsis sp. cg9, one genomic window encodes:
- a CDS encoding WD40 repeat domain-containing protein, producing MACTTLDNRPVAIIGGYDFTVRVRDLATGEQLTTFTGHTNSVKAAACTTLDNRPVAITAGIDGTAQVWDPATGQQPLTTFTGHTGPLEAVACTTLGNRPVVITGGIDGTVRVWDPATGKQLTTFTGHTGTVQAVACTTLDNRPVVITGGIDGTVRVWDPATGKQLTTFTGHTGTVQAVACTTLDNRPVAITGGLDGTARVWRFTVDTTHPPATPGHSAGIVAVACGELASGPVALTASQDKTVRVWDLATREKLTTFTGHASTVEAAAYARLDDRPVVIAGCYDHAVRIWDLSTGAQLTTFTGHTSPVNAVACATIGNRPVAITGSRNDIVEIWDLATGEQLRTFTSHVNVVACTTLDNRPVAIIGSHDAVRVWDVASGEQLATFTGHTSPVNAVACTTIDDRPVAITASHDNTGRVWDLATGAEVAVLDLRKIGALALGPNGELLIAAGWDLIVFDPIATH from the coding sequence GTGGCCTGCACCACCCTCGACAACCGCCCCGTTGCCATCATCGGCGGCTATGACTTCACCGTTCGGGTCAGGGACCTCGCCACCGGCGAACAACTCACCACCTTCACCGGCCACACCAACTCCGTGAAAGCGGCGGCCTGCACCACCCTCGACAACCGCCCCGTTGCCATCACCGCCGGCATCGACGGCACCGCGCAGGTCTGGGACCCCGCCACCGGGCAGCAACCGCTCACCACCTTCACCGGCCACACCGGCCCGTTGGAGGCGGTCGCTTGCACCACCCTCGGCAATCGCCCGGTTGTCATTACCGGCGGCATCGACGGCACCGTTCGGGTCTGGGACCCCGCCACCGGGAAACAACTCACCACCTTCACCGGCCACACCGGCACCGTGCAGGCCGTGGCCTGCACCACCCTCGACAACCGCCCGGTTGTCATTACCGGCGGCATCGACGGCACCGTTCGGGTCTGGGACCCCGCCACCGGGAAACAACTCACCACCTTCACCGGCCACACCGGCACCGTGCAGGCCGTGGCCTGCACCACCCTCGACAACCGCCCCGTTGCCATCACCGGCGGCTTAGACGGTACCGCAAGGGTATGGCGATTTACGGTCGATACGACTCATCCACCCGCAACCCCTGGTCATTCTGCCGGGATCGTGGCTGTGGCATGCGGTGAGCTTGCTAGCGGGCCAGTCGCGCTCACTGCCAGCCAGGACAAAACCGTACGGGTCTGGGACCTCGCTACTCGCGAAAAACTCACGACCTTCACCGGCCACGCCAGCACCGTCGAGGCAGCTGCCTACGCCCGCCTCGACGACCGCCCCGTCGTCATCGCTGGCTGCTACGACCATGCCGTACGGATCTGGGACCTCTCCACCGGAGCACAACTCACCACCTTCACCGGCCACACCAGCCCCGTCAACGCGGTGGCTTGCGCCACCATCGGCAACCGCCCCGTCGCCATTACCGGCAGCCGCAACGACATCGTAGAGATTTGGGACCTCGCCACTGGAGAACAACTCCGTACCTTCACCAGCCACGTTAACGTGGTGGCTTGCACCACCCTTGACAACCGCCCCGTTGCCATCATCGGCAGCCACGACGCCGTACGAGTCTGGGACGTCGCCAGCGGCGAGCAGCTCGCCACCTTCACCGGCCACACCAGCCCGGTCAACGCGGTGGCTTGCACCACCATCGACGACCGCCCGGTCGCCATCACCGCCAGTCACGACAACACAGGAAGAGTTTGGGACCTCGCCACCGGCGCCGAAGTCGCCGTCTTGGATTTGCGCAAGATCGGCGCCCTTGCGTTAGGCCCTAACGGCGAGCTTCTGATCGCAGCCGGCTGGGACCTCATCGTGTTCGACCCTATTGCGACACACTGA
- a CDS encoding pentapeptide repeat-containing protein, translating into MCDVNSSAGEYRTIEYMCYTNRRPTVAAQTDRGCHRRLVVRRKVLCYVEQAGGDVLAMSANDDKNRPVGLRRWWDQRSGTWWWATLVIVLPVALITATALITLLTFVDVGHDPKDRIEVIKTGLTVGAGTGGIVALILTGRRQWATEHDNRERRLTELYVKAVEQLGSEKAPVRHGGLYALARVGQDNPSQRQNVVDVLCAYLRAPYVPPGDAPVLRLGLPRPLLHRTRSADCGAGSAARDIPKLPTRGDVEDEARQEREVRLTAQRLLVRHLYHGDQKHLPATFWAGMNLDLTGAVLIDLDLSTCRVNDATFTRAKFSGPAEFAGAEFAGDAEFGEAEFGGDAWFSEAKFGGATGFAQAKFGAFAGFGRSKFCGEAVFTGAEFGRDAGFAGVEFGGYAWFGDAKFGGDAVFIRAKFGGVAGFAGVEFGGNAEFDGVELGGDTGFDCAKFATSVPAEVASYLASRSEDGQSPATSDDKTGAPDS; encoded by the coding sequence ATGTGCGATGTCAACTCCAGTGCTGGCGAATATCGCACGATCGAGTACATGTGCTACACCAACAGACGACCGACGGTAGCTGCACAAACAGATCGTGGTTGTCATCGGCGGCTGGTGGTGCGGCGGAAAGTTCTCTGTTACGTGGAGCAGGCCGGAGGCGACGTTCTGGCCATGAGTGCAAACGACGACAAGAACCGCCCCGTTGGGCTTCGACGGTGGTGGGATCAGCGCAGCGGTACGTGGTGGTGGGCCACGCTGGTCATCGTCCTGCCTGTCGCGCTGATTACCGCTACTGCGCTGATCACCCTGCTGACCTTTGTCGATGTCGGACACGACCCGAAGGACCGGATCGAGGTCATCAAGACCGGGTTGACCGTTGGTGCCGGTACCGGTGGCATCGTCGCCCTGATCCTGACCGGGCGACGGCAGTGGGCCACTGAGCATGACAACCGCGAACGCCGTCTCACCGAGTTGTACGTCAAAGCCGTCGAACAGCTCGGCTCGGAGAAGGCACCAGTCCGGCACGGAGGCCTGTACGCGCTGGCCCGCGTCGGGCAGGACAACCCAAGCCAACGCCAGAACGTGGTCGACGTGCTCTGCGCATACCTGCGCGCGCCTTACGTGCCTCCCGGCGATGCCCCGGTGCTCAGGCTGGGGCTGCCTCGCCCCCTTCTCCACAGGACGCGGTCAGCGGATTGTGGAGCAGGTTCGGCGGCCCGCGACATCCCGAAGCTGCCGACCCGCGGTGACGTCGAGGATGAAGCGCGCCAAGAACGCGAGGTGCGACTCACCGCGCAACGGCTGCTCGTGCGCCATCTCTACCACGGTGATCAGAAACATCTGCCCGCGACCTTCTGGGCAGGCATGAACCTTGACCTGACCGGAGCGGTTCTCATCGACTTGGACCTCAGTACGTGCCGCGTCAACGACGCCACATTCACCCGAGCCAAATTCAGCGGGCCAGCCGAGTTCGCCGGGGCAGAGTTCGCCGGGGATGCCGAGTTCGGCGAGGCGGAGTTCGGCGGGGACGCTTGGTTCAGTGAGGCGAAGTTCGGCGGGGCCACCGGGTTCGCTCAGGCGAAGTTCGGCGCGTTCGCCGGGTTCGGCCGGTCGAAGTTCTGCGGGGAAGCCGTGTTCACCGGGGCGGAGTTCGGCAGGGATGCCGGATTCGCTGGGGTAGAGTTCGGCGGGTACGCGTGGTTCGGCGACGCGAAGTTCGGCGGGGATGCGGTGTTCATCCGGGCGAAGTTCGGCGGGGTTGCCGGATTCGCTGGGGTAGAGTTCGGCGGGAATGCCGAGTTCGACGGCGTGGAGCTCGGTGGGGACACCGGGTTTGACTGCGCAAAGTTCGCCACTTCGGTGCCGGCCGAGGTGGCTTCCTACCTCGCGTCCCGGAGCGAGGACGGACAGTCTCCTGCGACCAGTGACGACAAAACGGGTGCTCCCGATTCGTGA
- a CDS encoding PHP domain-containing protein encodes MLARPQEGYHRLCRVIFHAQIAGGEKGRPLYNLEEVVDELAGHVVVLTGCRKGPVRRALAQHGRAAARAELERLVDWFGHSHVAVELINHRLPLDDAANDALDDLARELRLPTVVSNTSTTPPPPTHRSPTRSPRSGRAGRPRTSRGGGRRPGRRSCGRGWSSGAERPLHVHTSKLTLVCGKTYDLEGTNAETYCKFCRTEQANGGSGLSG; translated from the coding sequence GTGCTCGCCCGGCCACAGGAGGGCTACCACCGCCTGTGCCGCGTCATCTTCCACGCCCAGATCGCCGGCGGCGAGAAAGGCCGCCCCCTCTACAACCTCGAAGAGGTGGTCGACGAGCTGGCCGGGCACGTCGTCGTGCTCACCGGCTGCCGCAAAGGCCCGGTCCGCCGGGCGCTCGCCCAGCACGGCCGGGCCGCCGCGCGAGCCGAGCTGGAACGGCTGGTCGACTGGTTCGGCCACTCCCACGTCGCGGTCGAGCTGATCAACCATCGGCTGCCGCTGGACGACGCAGCCAACGACGCCCTCGACGACCTGGCCCGCGAGCTGCGGCTGCCGACGGTCGTGTCGAACACGTCCACTACGCCACCCCCGCCGACGCACCGGTCGCCGACGCGGTCGCCGCGGTCCGGGCGCGCCGGTCGGCCGAGGACCTCGAGGGGTGGCGGCCGCCGTCCGGGCAGGCGTTCCTGCGGTCGGGGATGGAGCAGCGGCGCCGAACGCCCGCTCCATGTCCATACGTCAAAGCTTACGCTTGTATGCGGCAAAACTTACGATCTGGAAGGAACTAATGCGGAGACCTACTGCAAGTTTTGCCGCACCGAGCAGGCAAACGGCGGATCGGGGTTGTCGGGATGA